In the genome of Candidatus Aegiribacteria sp., the window TCAGGTCTTGCATCCGGGCATTATTATCATATTATTAATAAAAATTTATATATTAATTAGGTTACCAGTGATCCGGGAACGGTATTTCTGTCTTGATGATTCCTTCTGAGAGCAGCTTATCCCTGAGTATTCCAAGGGAATCGTCAATTGAACTTGGAAATTGGAAATCCATTATCAGTTTGTAGGTTTTGATGTATGAGTCGACTGCAGCTTCGATACTGCCATCTTCAAAATTGGTGAGCCCAAGAAGTCCCTGATAAATACATTCCTGCCGGGTACTGCCGGTTTTCCTGCTTATTTCTATGGCTGTATTGAAATGCTCTCTTGCTTCGCTCCATTTTCGCATGAAGTAGAACATTTCACCGAACAGGCAGTGGGTGTCAGCCTCGCCGTCTGAGTTATCGATCTGTCGGTGTATCTGAAGTGCCTGATCAAGGTATTCTGCAGACTTACTAAACTCGTCCCGCATGGTTTCTATTCGGCCAAGATTGCTTAAAATTATAGCTTCATTGCGTCTGTCACCTATTTCACGGTTTATCTTCAGAGCTTCCCGGTAGTAGACAAGAGCATCTTCCGGTTCGTCCTCCAGATGACCCAGACCGCAAAGAATTCTTCCCTCACCGATCCTGTTTCCGGTTTTCCTGTGCAGAGCAAGAGCTTTCTCGTAGCACTCTCTGGCTTCATCTTCATTTCCATTTCTTCTAAGGAGTATGGCCAGGTTACCTAAGGTTACGCCTTCCTGTCTTTGATTCCCCTGCATGCGATGCACCTCAAGTGCCTTGTCGTAGTATTCTTTCGCTTCAATGTTTTTACCCTGCATGGAGTAGAGATTTGCTATATTGCCGAACAACTTTCCTTGCATTGAGGTATCTGATGAATCGTTTGAGATTTTCAACCCCTTTTTGAACAGTTTAAAAGCACTATCAATATCACCTGTACTCAATGCTAAAGTTCCCCTTGCCTTGATCACTTCGGCCGTTCGATGTGGCCAGTATTCTTCCTTACAGATTGAAGCCATCAGTTCGATATTATCCCGTTGTTCCCGTCGGCTGCCCAGGGAATGCAGTACAGTATCCTTCTTCAGGAGTACATCAAGGAGGAGTTCGTTTCGGATTCCCGGTGATGATTGTGACATCATCCAGTCCTTCAGCCTGTCGGTCCATTCAAGAACATCGTTATTTCTGTAGCATTCCATAGAATAGCATAGAGCCTTCCAGCCCCATTCGATAGCCCTCGATAACTGAAGGGACTCTTTAAGGTGTAATGCAATTTCACCTGCTGCCAATTCCGGATTATTCTTATTTATCCCTATAAGAACTTCTGCTGCCTTTGAATGAAGTCTATGAAGATTCTTTCCAAGTACCATTCCATATGCGGTGTTCCTGTACAGGACATGATTAAAGGCAAAAACCGAACTGGATTGACGTGACCAGAGTCGAAGTCGTTGTCCTTCATCAAGAAGCTTCTGATTATTCTTACTCTCAGAAATCAGTTTCAGTGTATCAATATTGAATTCCTGACCAAGTATTGAGGCAGTCTGAAGGATTTCTCTTACATCTTTGGGAAGTCTGTCCATTCGCGCCACCAGGATTGATTTAATGCCGGATGGAATGTCGTACTTTCCTGAAGAAAAGCGATATCTGCCTGACTTATCGGAAAGCAAACCAGATTCCATCATATATAAGCAGAATTGCTCGATGTAAAATGGATTACCTGATGAACTTGTCAGTATGAAGTTCGCGAGTTTTGTGCCTGGCTCTGCTCCAAGTCTGTCTACGATCACTCTCCGGGCAGCTTTCCTGTCAATAGCTGTCAGGTCAAGGGAGATCGTATCCGTAGATTCATCAACAGGTTCAGGTGGTTTTGAACCGTCATCGAAATACCGGCTTGAAATGAGGATTACGAAAGGATAATTTTCAACATTCCTGGTCAGCGTTTTGATTACTCTTTTCGAATCGTTATCCATCCAGTGCAGGTCTTCAATGATGAAAATGCTGGGCTTTATTCGAGATAAAGCCTTAACAAGCGTTCTAAGAGCAAGTGCGGTATTGTTGAATTTGCTTTCAGCAGCAAGTTTTGAATAAACAGAATCTTCCCAGTAATAACCAAGAATAGAACCAATAATTGAGGTTGCCCTTTCCATTTCTACAAGAAGAATCTCGTCGTCCATTGATGATGCTGTATCTTGCAGCTCTTCAATAAGGAGTTTCATTCGATTTACAAAAATTGCTCTGTTATATGCCCTGTTTTCTGTTTCGTTCTGCTGGAAAAGGTCCTTGAGAAAATAGATAAACGGGTTAAGACTCTGTCTCAGTATATCATCGCTTTTAAGGATATACGTCTGGCAGCTTGTTGAAAACTTCTGTGAGGCTTCAAGAAGCAGTCTTGATTTTCCCATACCAGCTTCACCGTATACCATTGCTACTCCAGCGAATTTCCCCTGTTCTACAGTTTGTATTTTACGGAGAAGAGTTTCCATCTGAGAGGAGCGTCCCAGCATTTTTCCCTGAAAAGCATTTCTGATTCCAGAGTTCTTGAGATCGCTCAGTCTGCCGATTAGAATATCATCCGTTTTTCCCCTGGGTAACCAGTATTCCGTGTCTGAGAAACCATACTGCTGTTTCCTGTTCTGAATTGCTTTTTCTGTTACCAGAATTTCACCGAATTCAGCTTTTGATAACAGTCTGGCTGCAGTATTCACAGTGTCGCCGTATACAGAGTATTTGCATCTTCTGGAATTACCGGTAATGCCTGCATAGACTGTTCCCTCAGAAATTCCTACACGTATGGAATTGTCAAGATCATTCCGCAGTTTCAGCGAAAAATCAAAAGCCCTTGAAGTATTGTTCTCCCATGAGACGGGAGCACCGAAAAGAACAAGAGCAGTTGAATATTCAGGATTTGAGCAATACAACCCATTCAGTTCTCCGCCATAATCGGATGCGGTTGAAAGAACAATTGATACACATTCACGAAAACGAGCATTATCACAGCTTTTGATGTTAATGAACACTGGAATCACCGATCTGAACTCACCGGTTAGTTTGCTCGATAATATGTTGTCTGAGACAAATTTCGAAGCAACTTTCTTGCGTATTCGAATTGAAAGAGGCCTTTCTTTTATGGAAGTGATGCCCGTAAGCATTTCTGGTGATCTGTCACATTTCTTTCTTACGAAATTCGAGTAGCTGGGATGGATTCCTATAGTTCCAGGTTTGCATGTGGTAGAAAGCTGTGCAGCAGCCGCTTCAAGAGCGGAACCTTTAATGAAATAAGCCAGCAAATCCTTTCCAATGATGCCCCATTCAATCTGTCCGTGGGACAGGGACATTCTGACTGAAACGGACCATTGGCTGATATCAGATTTCCAGAGATATTTCTTTTCGAAGTACCGTTCGAGACCGGTGGCTGCATGATAGGCAGCTTCAGGCCTGTCTGGAGGAAAAACGGCAATTATGGCATCACCTTCGAATTCGGCGATTATTCCGCCGTTGCGGTATATCACATCGACTGCCTTTGAGAATATCCTGTTCAGTATCCCGGAGAGTATTTCAGCACCCTTTTTACCGTGTACAACCAGAGATTCAGCAATAGTAGTGAAGCCTGAAATGTCTGCGTGCAGAACAACACCATTACCAACCACTGAATTTCTGCCGTTGAGATAAAGTTCCTGAATTGGACGCGGGATTACGTTAAGCAGAACAACCTCCAAAAATTAGTATGAAATCATAAGAAAAAATACGCACAATATCCTTTCAATGCAACATCAAAAATAGCGCGAATTTTCAATCGGGAGATATCACACAATCAATAAGTATTTTTCTTTCGTGAAGAAATATGAATTGTTTCTGGCTTGCTTACTGCTGACACGATGGGGACGGAGGATCAAGGATTGCGATAGTGTCTGCAATGCAGCTGTAAAGGTAAGCCCAAGATTCAGGATTCGATTCGCAGGACTGTATAAGAGACAGAAGATCAGTGTCTTCCGGCCTGTCAGGTCGAAGACTGTCATCAGCTTTAAAAACCCAGTACCTGGCGAGGGTTCCTGCCCATTCCTGAAGATCATGCTTGCTGTTCTCCGAAATTGCACTATATGAATCGGGCTCGTTACAGGATGTCAAGTTAAGTAGCAGGGCCATCAGCAGAACGGCAATTCTGTATATTCTCATTGTTCTCCTGTTCTATCGGGAACCATGGCAGTATAGTCGAACTATGGCTGTTTGAACAGTGTTTTCAGGAGGTTAGATGAGAAAATCGATAATAATTCTTCTTCCTGTTTTATTCTCCATCTGTTTTGCAACTTCCTACGGTCGAAGCAAAGTACAGATAGGGGAGCAGGAATGGTGGGAGATTCAGGGCAGGCACTTTACGATTTATTTTCCTCAGGGTGGAGAAATTCCGGCGGAAACCCTTCTTGTACAGACAGAAAGAGAACTGCTTAAACTGTCTGAGGATTTTAATTATATGCCTGAGGAACCGATACCGATAATTCTGTATATCTCACCCGGTGATTTCAGGCAAACCGATATCAATCCCTACGAAATGCCACAGGCTGTCGGTGGGTTTACAGAATTCTACAAAGGCAGGATAGTTGTGCCTTTTACCGGCTACTGGTCCGAATTCCGACATGTGGTTGCACATGAGTTGAACCACGCTTTCATATTCGATATGATTTATAGACGTTCCCTGTTTAACATTCTTACTGGAGGGACTTCTCTCTGGGTGATGGAAGGTCTTGCCGAATACACTTCCCTTGGCTGGGACGCTGCTTCCGAGGCTGAATTCAGAGATATGGTCATTTCAAATCAGATCGTTCCCATTGAAGAGCTTTCGAGAAGAACGGACTACCTGGTTTATCGAGAAGGGCAGGCTATCTACCATTTTATGAACGAACGGTACGGTGAAGATAAGTACAAGGAATTCGTTCATTGTATCAACTCCCGCAATAGAAGAGCTTCTCATTCGGGCATGGAATCAAACGTTTCATCTAACGATCAGCAACGCTCTGGCGATCCTTTTGAAGCAGTATTTAACATGTCTATGGCTCAGTTCAGTGAAAAATTCCTGGAATGGGCCCGTGAAAGATACTGGTCAGAACTGGTGTACGGAGAAAGTCCCGATGATATAGCAAATCCCATCTGCAATGATAACGAACGGATTGTGCAGATCAACCCGATAATTTCCAGCGATGGAAATCTTCTTGCAGGAGTCGAGTACCATCACGCTCATATGGCAGTAACCGTCAGATCTGCCATAACAGGTGAAGTAAAAAGCAGACCGTTCGTCTCGGGTGGGATTATGGATGCTTCAGTCTCACCCATGTATAGGATATGCAGCTTTTCTCCAACTACTGACTCAATAATCATTGCCACACAGTATATCTCGGAGGATAAACTGATTATCTGTTCAGATGGAGAGCGCGAGGATCTTCCATTTAAGATGGATCTGATCCGGGATCCTATCTGGTCACCCTGTGGCAGGTATATCGGATTTTCAGGTATGATCAACAGTCAACTGAATATCTACATTTGGGATATAAGAGAACGGGAACTGTCTCAGATCAGCGATGATATATTGGGAGAAAGAGACCTCTCCTGGAACGATGACGCAATTCTGTGTGCTGTAGAATCCAGCCAAGGTGAGACCAGAATTATTGAGTATGCCCTTGATGGAACACGCAGGACTATTTTTGCTGATTCCTCTGAAATCAGATATCCTATCAGCGTTCCGGATGGTATACTGTTTCTCTCGGACATGAACGGTTATCCTGATCTTTACATGTTGCAGAACTCCACAGATGAGATCGTTCGTCTTACGGCCCTTTACCGAACCATCAATTCATTATCCTGGGCTGATTCTTCCGATATATTAACCTTCGTATCCAGTGACTGGACTGGAACCGGGGTTTTTCTCGCATACGATATCACGGACAGGAGAGTTGCCACGTTTGGACATGGGGAATTCGATGATGCGATTGATGCGACCGAAAACAGGCTTGTACCGCAATACTACCCAATCCCGGTTTCAGAGGAGATATCTGAACGTCAGGAACGTCCTGAATCACAGCGGTTGACAGCTTCAGCTGAACCTATTCATGAAGACGCAGAATCTGATGACACTTCCACTCAGTGCCTTGATGATGAATTTCAATGCGGTATATCCCCGTACACCCCCAGACTGACCGTGGATTACGCCAGCGCAAGGGCCTCATACGACTCGTACCTTGGTATTGCCGGATATACGCAGATCATTTTCAGCGATATTCTGGCTCATCATCAGATTGTTGTTAATACTAACCTGAACGGAGGCAGTCTCAGTGATGTTGATTTGGCCGTTTATTACTGTTATCTGCCTCATCGTATCGATTATGGCTTCGGCCTTATGCGGGAATCATACAGATGTCTATTCAAATTTGCCGATGACCATCGTGAAGAAGTCAGAGACATCGATACGGGGGGATTCGCCGTTGCCAGATATCCGTTCAGCCCATCATTAAGAATTGATGGAGCACTGGTTTACCGGCATTTGAGTCGTACCGGAACCTGGAATTCTACTACAGACCTTGATGAGGATATAATCTCACTGCAATCCGCGATTATTTTCGACAATGCTCTATGGGGAAGTGTTGGACCGCGGGTAGGAAGCAGATTCAGTGTTGTGGGGGAGTATGCTCCATCTATCTCAGGATCTGCAGGTTATAGTACGATGCTTTTCGATTTGAGAAATTACCTCTGGGTGTCACAAAGAGTAACATTTGCCACAAGGCTGGCGGGTGGAACAAGCTGGGGTCCCGATGCGCAGAATTTCTTCCTTGGCGGAGCGATGCCTCACAGGTTGTTATGGGGGGAAGTTGAAACCATAGAAGAGCTTCTTGGCTTCTATACGAATTACGGTGACATACTGAGGGGATACGATTATGCCAGTATTCAAGGACGCAGATACGGCATCTTTTCGGCTGAGTTAAGAGTCCCTTTTGTGAATACACTGGCACTTGATGCGCCCCTTCCTCTTGTCATCAGAAATGGAAGAGGTGTTCTGTTTTTTGATCTTGGCTTTGCCCTTGATGACATTTCCCGCTTTCATGGAGCTTCCTCTGCAGGAGGTTTTCATCTGGATGACCTGAAGATGGGACTGGGAATCGGATACAGATTCAATCTCGGCTTCTTTCTCCTGAAGCATGATATTGCGTGGCGTACAGATCTTCATGGTATTTCCCGTAAACCTGAACAGAATGTTACTATCGGGGCTGAATTCTGATGGGAATCAGGTATATTCAATTTAACAGACAGTATTTTTCATGAAATAACGCGGAGGAACACAGGTTTGAAAACAATATTTCTTCTATTGGTTTTTGTGTCATTTGTTTTAGCATGGACCTGCCCTGAATGCGGGACAGAAAACAATGGAGATTTCTGTACTGAGTGCAGTCTTCCCCAACCCCCACAGGGGATGGAGTACGTTGGCCCTTCAGTTGTAATGATTGATGGAGATAGCATTTCTGTGGGTCCATTTTTCATCGATTCGGAGCCTGTCATCAGCAGGGACATCCTTGACTGGCTTGCCCGGGAGATATCTTACGTTGATCAGGTTCCTGTATACCTGACCGGACAGGAAGCATTGCTGATGCCAGGTGAGAATATGGGTGAGGATTTCAAAGATATTATCTTCATCAGATATACGCCATGGGTCATTTACAAAAATACGCAGGGCGGTGTAACCGGTGTTACCGTTCAGACCGGTTGCTTCGATATTCCGGCTACTTCAATCACATTCGATGCCGCAAGGCTTTACCTGAATGATACAGGAAAGAGGCTTCCCTCAAGGGCGGAGATTACTGCTGCGACTTCAGCTGACATAATAGGGCTTGAAGATACCTGGGAAGTCATGGACACCTACTCGGATTTTATATCGATGACCCTTTCCGGAGTTATAGGAACATCTCCAGCGGGGCTTGCCATGTTCTCTGAAAATCAAACTCCGGAGGAAAGAATAATGTGGGAATGGACAAGAGATGCATGGAATCAGCCCCCCGATTCAATTGCAGATCTGCAATCTCCATACGCATTGATTTTCAAACCGCTTGATCTTCCTGTAGAGGGTACAGCTTTGAGAGAGAGCGGATATTACAATGTTATTTTTCGGGGAGTAGTACCCATACCCTGGATTGAACTGAGTAGAAACTGAAACTGAAAGGAAAAATATGAACACCGCATCTAAAATCTTTGTGACTGTTGCCGCTGTAGCACTCATTGCCGGTTGCGGAGGCCGTGAAGTTACTAGAACCGATCCTGATACGGTTACCGACCTCAGCGGTTACTGGAACGAAACCGATGCTCGTATGGTAGCTGAT includes:
- a CDS encoding tetratricopeptide repeat protein — encoded protein: MVGNGVVLHADISGFTTIAESLVVHGKKGAEILSGILNRIFSKAVDVIYRNGGIIAEFEGDAIIAVFPPDRPEAAYHAATGLERYFEKKYLWKSDISQWSVSVRMSLSHGQIEWGIIGKDLLAYFIKGSALEAAAAQLSTTCKPGTIGIHPSYSNFVRKKCDRSPEMLTGITSIKERPLSIRIRKKVASKFVSDNILSSKLTGEFRSVIPVFINIKSCDNARFRECVSIVLSTASDYGGELNGLYCSNPEYSTALVLFGAPVSWENNTSRAFDFSLKLRNDLDNSIRVGISEGTVYAGITGNSRRCKYSVYGDTVNTAARLLSKAEFGEILVTEKAIQNRKQQYGFSDTEYWLPRGKTDDILIGRLSDLKNSGIRNAFQGKMLGRSSQMETLLRKIQTVEQGKFAGVAMVYGEAGMGKSRLLLEASQKFSTSCQTYILKSDDILRQSLNPFIYFLKDLFQQNETENRAYNRAIFVNRMKLLIEELQDTASSMDDEILLVEMERATSIIGSILGYYWEDSVYSKLAAESKFNNTALALRTLVKALSRIKPSIFIIEDLHWMDNDSKRVIKTLTRNVENYPFVILISSRYFDDGSKPPEPVDESTDTISLDLTAIDRKAARRVIVDRLGAEPGTKLANFILTSSSGNPFYIEQFCLYMMESGLLSDKSGRYRFSSGKYDIPSGIKSILVARMDRLPKDVREILQTASILGQEFNIDTLKLISESKNNQKLLDEGQRLRLWSRQSSSVFAFNHVLYRNTAYGMVLGKNLHRLHSKAAEVLIGINKNNPELAAGEIALHLKESLQLSRAIEWGWKALCYSMECYRNNDVLEWTDRLKDWMMSQSSPGIRNELLLDVLLKKDTVLHSLGSRREQRDNIELMASICKEEYWPHRTAEVIKARGTLALSTGDIDSAFKLFKKGLKISNDSSDTSMQGKLFGNIANLYSMQGKNIEAKEYYDKALEVHRMQGNQRQEGVTLGNLAILLRRNGNEDEARECYEKALALHRKTGNRIGEGRILCGLGHLEDEPEDALVYYREALKINREIGDRRNEAIILSNLGRIETMRDEFSKSAEYLDQALQIHRQIDNSDGEADTHCLFGEMFYFMRKWSEAREHFNTAIEISRKTGSTRQECIYQGLLGLTNFEDGSIEAAVDSYIKTYKLIMDFQFPSSIDDSLGILRDKLLSEGIIKTEIPFPDHW
- a CDS encoding BamA/TamA family outer membrane protein; translation: MRKSIIILLPVLFSICFATSYGRSKVQIGEQEWWEIQGRHFTIYFPQGGEIPAETLLVQTERELLKLSEDFNYMPEEPIPIILYISPGDFRQTDINPYEMPQAVGGFTEFYKGRIVVPFTGYWSEFRHVVAHELNHAFIFDMIYRRSLFNILTGGTSLWVMEGLAEYTSLGWDAASEAEFRDMVISNQIVPIEELSRRTDYLVYREGQAIYHFMNERYGEDKYKEFVHCINSRNRRASHSGMESNVSSNDQQRSGDPFEAVFNMSMAQFSEKFLEWARERYWSELVYGESPDDIANPICNDNERIVQINPIISSDGNLLAGVEYHHAHMAVTVRSAITGEVKSRPFVSGGIMDASVSPMYRICSFSPTTDSIIIATQYISEDKLIICSDGEREDLPFKMDLIRDPIWSPCGRYIGFSGMINSQLNIYIWDIRERELSQISDDILGERDLSWNDDAILCAVESSQGETRIIEYALDGTRRTIFADSSEIRYPISVPDGILFLSDMNGYPDLYMLQNSTDEIVRLTALYRTINSLSWADSSDILTFVSSDWTGTGVFLAYDITDRRVATFGHGEFDDAIDATENRLVPQYYPIPVSEEISERQERPESQRLTASAEPIHEDAESDDTSTQCLDDEFQCGISPYTPRLTVDYASARASYDSYLGIAGYTQIIFSDILAHHQIVVNTNLNGGSLSDVDLAVYYCYLPHRIDYGFGLMRESYRCLFKFADDHREEVRDIDTGGFAVARYPFSPSLRIDGALVYRHLSRTGTWNSTTDLDEDIISLQSAIIFDNALWGSVGPRVGSRFSVVGEYAPSISGSAGYSTMLFDLRNYLWVSQRVTFATRLAGGTSWGPDAQNFFLGGAMPHRLLWGEVETIEELLGFYTNYGDILRGYDYASIQGRRYGIFSAELRVPFVNTLALDAPLPLVIRNGRGVLFFDLGFALDDISRFHGASSAGGFHLDDLKMGLGIGYRFNLGFFLLKHDIAWRTDLHGISRKPEQNVTIGAEF